The following nucleotide sequence is from Agromyces sp. SYSU T00194.
GCGGGGTCGGTGCCGGCGGCGACGGATGCTGCGGAAGCGGCGGATGCCTCGGGGGCGGCCGAGCTCGTGGCAGACGTCTCACTCGTGGCATCCGTCTGCGCTGCGGTCTTCGGCTGGGCGGGCTGGTCGTCCATGCGGGGCGTGGAGGTGTCGATGGTGGTCATCCTCTGCTCCTAGGCGGCGTTCGGCAGGTCGGGCGAGTGCCAGGCCGACTGGAGGCGCTCGCGGATCAGGTCTTCGTAGTGGTGGAAGGCGTCGCTCGTGAGGAGCTCGGCGCTCCGCGGACGAGGCAGGTCGACGTCGATCACGTCGACGATGCGTCCGGGGCGGGGCGCCATCACGACCACCTGGTCGCTGAGGCGCACGGCCTCGGTGACCGAGTGGGTGACGAACACGACCGTGGCGGTGGTGTCGTCCCACAGGTCGAGCAGCTGCCCCTGCAGCGACTCGCGCGTGAACTCGTCGAGCGCCGAGAACGGCTCGTCCATGAGCAGCACGTCGGGCTGCAGGCCGAGCGCACGCACGATCGCGACGCGCTGCTGCATGCCGCCGCTGAGCTCGGGCGGCAGCTTGTGCATGGCGTCGCCGAGGCCGACATCGCGCAGCAGCTGCTCCATGTCGGGCATGGGGCGGGCGGCCGATGCCCCCTCCTTGCGCTTCCTCGACGCGCGACGGTTCACGCGGTGCGGCAGCGTCACGTTGTGCAGCACGTTCAGCCAGGGCAGCAGCGCCGGCGTCTGCGGCACGAAGCCGATGTGCTTGCCGTCGCAGGCGGCGGCCGGCGACTCGCCGAACACCTCGACGCTGCCGGCATCCGTCGCCTCGAGGTTCGCGATGAGTCGGAGCAGCGTCGACTTGCCGCATCCGCTCGGCCCGATGACGCTGACGAACCGGCCCGCGGGGATGTCGAGCTCGACGTCGTGCAGGGCGACCATGCGGGTGCTGCCGGTGCCGTAGACCTTGCGGGCCCCGTCGATGCGGATCGCGGGTGCGGACAGATCGTGCGGGGCCATCTAGACCAGCCTCCTGAAGGTGCGGTTGTGGTAGACGAGTGGTTCGCGGTCGCTGTGGATCACGTCGTCGACGGCGATGAGCAGCATGAGGTGGTCGCCGGCGGTCTGGCGCAGCTCAACCCGGCCGAGAATGGTCGCCATCGCGTCGGCGACGACCGGCACGTGGTCGTGGTCGGGGTGCAGGTCGACCGCGGCGAACTTGTCGGCGCCCTTGGTCGCGAAGTGCTTCGCGAGGTCGCCCTGCCCCTCGGCGAGGATGTTCACCGCCACCTGCTCGGTGGCCGCGAACGCGCCGTAGCAGTCGGCCGTGTCGGCGAGGAACACCGTCACGAGCGGCGGGTTGCTCGAGACCGACGTGAAGCTGTTCGCGGTGAAGCCGTACTGGCGGCCGTCGTGCACGGTGGTCACGAGGGTGACCGGGGTGGCCATGTGGCCGAGTGCGCGGCGCAGCGGGTCGGGGGCCGTCATGGTCATGCCTGCACCTCCTCGGCGGGGGTCGCCGGTTCGTTCGTGGTTGCTGCGCTCGCTTGGGCGAGGGCGCGGATCAGGGGCATCCGCTCGCTGACCCAGCTGTTGATGGCTGTGTCGCGGGCCTCGGGGTCGGCGGCCTGCGCCTCGAGCAGGCCGAGCGCGCCGAGCGGGGTGGACGCGCCGACCTCGTGCATGAGCGGAGTGAGGTGGAACTCGCCCGTGATGTGCGCGTGGGCCGGGGAGCCGGCGACCGTGACGGGCAGCGCGGCGACCCCCGCGAGCGAGGTGGGGCCGTAACCGTCGATGAAGCCCTTGAGCAGGCCCGTGTAGCTGCCCTTGTAGGAGGGAGTGGCGACGATGACGAGGGCGGCGGATGCGACGAGCTCGCGCTTGGCCTGGGCGTCGGCGTTGCCCCACTCGAGCACCGCGCCGCCGAGGTCGGCGAGTTCGATGGTCTCGATTGCGGGGTCGGCTTGGGTGGCCGTGCTGATGGCCTCGGCGAGGGCCTGGGCCGTTGCCGTGGTCTTGGATCCGGCTCTGGGGTTGCCGGAGAGTACGACGATCGAATGCATTGGAGCCTCCACGACTCAATCCATGGTTCTGGTGTGTGTGGAGAGCGTGCGGGGCGAATCGGTGCGGCGAGTGCCGGTGCGATGTGCCCTGCGGAGGTCCAACTGGGTTCGACTGTAGGCGGGGGTTGTTTCGCGATTCTCGCCGTCGTGTTTCGTGCTCATGAACTCACGGGGCTGGCGGGGTCGCGGCGCTGGGTGCCGGGTTCGGCTCGCCGTCGTGGAGTGTCTCTATGGTGTCGCTGTCCACGTCGTACAGCAGCACCTCGACGCCGAGGTCGCGGGTGGCGACCGTGGTCCACCCGTTCGGCACGAACGCCTTCGCGACCGTCGGCGTGATGCAGAGCGCGAGCCGCGCCCCGGGGAAGAGCGCCTGCTTCACCCACGCAAGCTTGAACAGGTTCGCCGTGACCCGGTTGCGGTGCGCCGACTTGAACTCCCCCGTGTTGCCCACGAGTTGCACGAACACGCTGCCATCGGTCGCCGCCCCCTCGACCTCGAACCGCGTCTGCTCGTCGACCGTGATGCTCGCCGGGATCAGCGGCGTACCGAGCTGCGCGCCCAGCGCACGCAGCATCGCGGCCTCGACGGAGTCGTCGGGGAACCGGCTCCTGGCCGGCTCCACCTCGATGGAGCGCGGTGGTGCCGTCATGAGGTCAGGCTAAGCGGGCGGTGTTTCGCGATGATTTCGCCGCCCGCTTCTACGACGGTTGCGCTCCCGCGCGCCGGCTCGACGCGATCGACGTCCGCGCGGCCGGTCTCCCGAAAACATGCAACGCCGGTGGAACCGCGGCGTGTCTGCATGCTCTCGCGGAGGAACGGCCGAATCTGCATGTTCTCGGGTGGGCGCCGGGCGTGCGAGTGGGGAGCGTGGGGCGCCGGGCGGGCGGCGGATGCTGCCCGCCCGGCGCCGACCGCGTCAGAACGCCATGAGGTTCTCACGCAGCGTCGACCCCGTGTACTCGGTGCGCACGAGGCCCTTCGCCTGCAGCGCGGGCACGAGCCCCTCGGTGATGTGGCTGATGTGGCGTCGGCTCAGCTGCCCGGTGAGGAGGAACCCGTCGCCGCCGACCTCCTCCATCACGTCGCCCATCTTCTGCGCGACCGACTCGGGGGTGCCCACGAGGTCGACGCAGTTGAGGTTCCACTCCGAGGCGATCTGCCGCAGCGTCTTGCCCTGCCCACGGGCGAGGAAGCTCTCGAGCGTGCTGCGGTGGCCGTTGGTGGTGACCTCGGGCACGATGGCGTCGAGGTCGTAGGTCGAGAAGTCGTTCTCGGTCAGCGAGCTGAGGTGTCCCAGCGTCGCCTCGACGCGCACGTCGTCGGGGCGCTCGGCGAGCTCGGTGAGCGCGCGCACCTCCTTCTCGGACTCGCCGAGGATCGGCGTGACGATGAACATGATCTTCATGCTGTCGGGGTCGCGACCGAACTTCTCCATGCGGGCGCGGATGTCGTCGCGGAACGCCTTCATCGCCGCCGGGCCGTGCGCCGAGGCGAGGATCGTGTCGGCGTTGCGCGCCGCGAAGTCCTTGCCGCGGGCGCTCGCGCCCGCCTGGCACAGCACGGGCTGACCGCTGTACGGCGGCAGCGTGTTGAGCGGCCCGCGCACCGACTGGTACGTGCCCTCGTGGTCGAGCGTGCGCACCTTCGTGTGGTCGACGTAGACGCCGGTCTCGCGGTCCATCACGACGGCGTCGGGGTCCCAGGTGTTCCAGAGGCCCTTGACGACGTCGACGTACTCGTCGGCGCGGTCGTAGCGCTCGTCGTGGTCGGGCAGGGTCTCGAGGCCGTAGTTCTGCGCGGCGCGGTCCTCGCTCGAGGTCACCATGTTCCAGCCGATGCGGCCGTCGGAGAGGTGCGAGAGGGTCGACATCGCCCGCGCGAGCAGGAACGGCGGGTAGAACGTCGTCGACGCGGTGGTGATGATGCCGAGGTGCTCGGTCGCAGCGGCCAGCAGCGGCGCCAGGAGCACGGGGTCGTGCTTCGGCGCGTACAGCGAGTGCTTGAGGTCGGCCTCGTGGGTGCCCGCGTAGATGTCGGACACCATCGACGAGTCCTCGAACATCATGTAGTCGAAGCCCGCCCGCTCGAGGGCGCGGGCCATGTCGACGTAGAACTGGCCGTCGGTCCAGTCGGCGCCCTCGGGGCCGTCCGAGTACGGGTTGTTCCAGACCGGCGGTCGGAAGCTCAGGAACCATCCGAGATGGAACTGGGACATGTGTTTCTCCTTATCAGGGTTCGGAACCCGGCGTGCCGCCGAGGTCGCTGAACGGGGTCGGCTCCGGCGCATCCGCTGCGCTGGTGGCCGTGCGCACCGCGAACGTGTCGCCGCGGTAGAGGGTGTAGCTGATCTCGCGGATGCGGCCGTCGACGTCCTTCAGCACGAGTTCGCGCATCAGGGCGGGCGAGCCGACGGGCACCGCGAGCAGCGAGGCCATGCGGGGTTCGAGCGCGACCGCCTCGATGGTCGCCTCCAGGCCGCCGAACTCCTCGCGGAACACGTGGCGGAACGTGGTCGGCAGGTCGGCGACGTACTCGACGAAGCGGTCGGCCGCCGGGCCCTCGGCGACGAACGAGGTCCGCGCGCACGCCGGGCGCCCGTCCACCTCCACGAGCCACTCGGTCAGCCGCACGCGTCCGTCAGCCGCCTCGAGCTGCTGCGCGAGGTCGATGTTGTCGTCGAGCGTGCGCCCACCGAGACGCCGCACGCTGTAGCGCGGGTCGTCGGCGCGGCTCGGGTCGACGAGGATCTGGTCCATCGGCACCTCCTCGACCGACCGCACCACGACGGTGCCCGAGCGCCGCCGCCGCACGATCAGCCCCTCGTCGACCAGGAGCTGCAGCGCCTCCCGCACGGCGCCGCGGTTGGCACCGAGCGGCTTGATCAGGTCCTCCTCGCGGAGCACCTGCCCGGTGCGGATGACCCCGGTGCGGATGAACGCGCGCAGGGTGCTGTGCACCTGGAAGGCGGAGTCGCGACGGCCCGCCCGCGCCCCGCGCACCGAGCGCGGGTGGCCGGCGTCGTCGATCGGGGGCAGGGGCACGAGACGGCCGTACTGCTGTGGCGCGGGGTTCGACATGTCACGCTCCTCGTCGTTCGGTGGTTCGGGGGTCACTCGCTCGGGGTGGTGAGCACGCGCATCGTCCAGGCGACGGTGGCGACGGTCAGGGCGAGCGCGGTCGCCGGGAACGCGGCGGCCCACCAGTTGCCGACGAGCGCGTCGGCGGCGCCGCGGGAGAGCATCGCGCCCCACTCCGCGGTGGGCGGGGCGAGGCCGACGCCGATGAAGCCGAGGCCCGCGGTCACGATCACGGCGAGGCCGAAGATGACCGAGCTGTTCTGGAGCGCGGGCCCGAGCGAGTTCGGCAGCACGTGCCGCACCGCGACCTCGGGGCCGATCGCCCCGGCGATGCGGGCGGCGTCGACATAGCCCTCGCTGCGCACGCGGAGGGTCTCGGTGCGCACGAGGCGGATCTGGATCGGCGCGAGGATGACCGCGACGGCGATCGTGATGCTCGCCACCTCGGCGCCGTAGAACGCGACGGCGACGACTCCGACGAGGATCGCCGGCACCGACTGGAGCAGGTCGACCGCCCGCGAGAGCCCGCGCGCCGCCATGCCGCGGAAGCCGGATGCCGGTTCGTTGAGGCCGAGCACGACCCCGATGACGATGCCGATCGCCGTCGCGAGCAGCGCGACCATGACGCCGATGAAGACGTTGAGGCCGGTCGCCGCGATCGTGCGCGAGTAGACGTCGAGGCCCGCCGAGTCGGTGCCGAACCAGTGCTCGGCGCCCGGGGGCAGGTAGGCGGCGCCCGCCACCTTCGTCGGGTCGAACGGCACCACGAGCGGGCCGACGACCGCGACGACGACGAGTACGGCGAGCGGGATGAGGCCGAGCAGCTTCTTCGTGGGGAACCGCCGGCCGACCGGCCGCTCGGTCGCGGTGCGCACGGGGATGAGGGTGGTGACCATCGTCAGGCTCCTTCGACGCTCGCGCCGGCCCGCCTGCGGGGGTCGACGACCATGGTGATGATGTCGACCGCGAGGAAGACGATCATGGTGAGGGCGGCAACCGCCATGAGGAAGCCCTGGATCGCGATGACGTCGTTCACGTTCACCGCCGCGACCACGTACTGGCCGACGCCGACGAACCCGAAGAGCGTCTCGAGGATCACGGCGCCGCCGAGCAGGTAGCCGAACAGCGTGCCCGACATGGTGATCACCGGCGGCGCCGCGCGACGGAACATGCTCGCGACGACCGCGCCGTGCGTGGCGCCCGACGCGATGCGGAACCGGGTCGGCGCGGCCGACACGCCCTCCTCGAGCCCGGCGATGAGGATCTTCAGCAGGATCGGCGCGTTCGCGAGCACGAGCACGACGATCGGCAGGACGTAGTGCTGCAGGATCGACACCACCGCGGGCCACGAGCCGCTCATCGCCGCATCGAGCAGCGGGAAGCCCGTCACGGTCGGCGGCGTCGAGATCGACGAGTCGATGCGGCCGACGGGCGCCGGCGCCCAGCCGAGCACGGTGTAGAAGACGAAGAGGCCCGCGATCGCGAACACGTACTCGGGGATCGCCCCGGCGGCCCGGGCGTACCAGACCACGATGCGCGAGAGCAGCCACCGCGGCCGGAAGACAGCCACGTACCCGAGCACCGCGGTCACCACGAGGGTG
It contains:
- a CDS encoding ABC transporter ATP-binding protein, translating into MAPHDLSAPAIRIDGARKVYGTGSTRMVALHDVELDIPAGRFVSVIGPSGCGKSTLLRLIANLEATDAGSVEVFGESPAAACDGKHIGFVPQTPALLPWLNVLHNVTLPHRVNRRASRKRKEGASAARPMPDMEQLLRDVGLGDAMHKLPPELSGGMQQRVAIVRALGLQPDVLLMDEPFSALDEFTRESLQGQLLDLWDDTTATVVFVTHSVTEAVRLSDQVVVMAPRPGRIVDVIDVDLPRPRSAELLTSDAFHHYEDLIRERLQSAWHSPDLPNAA
- a CDS encoding flavin reductase family protein, which translates into the protein MTMTAPDPLRRALGHMATPVTLVTTVHDGRQYGFTANSFTSVSSNPPLVTVFLADTADCYGAFAATEQVAVNILAEGQGDLAKHFATKGADKFAAVDLHPDHDHVPVVADAMATILGRVELRQTAGDHLMLLIAVDDVIHSDREPLVYHNRTFRRLV
- a CDS encoding NADPH-dependent FMN reductase, which gives rise to MHSIVVLSGNPRAGSKTTATAQALAEAISTATQADPAIETIELADLGGAVLEWGNADAQAKRELVASAALVIVATPSYKGSYTGLLKGFIDGYGPTSLAGVAALPVTVAGSPAHAHITGEFHLTPLMHEVGASTPLGALGLLEAQAADPEARDTAINSWVSERMPLIRALAQASAATTNEPATPAEEVQA
- a CDS encoding NtaA/DmoA family FMN-dependent monooxygenase (This protein belongs to a clade of FMN-dependent monooxygenases, within a broader family of flavin-dependent oxidoreductases, the luciferase-like monooxygenase (LMM) family, some of whose members use coenzyme F420 rather than FMN.); the encoded protein is MSQFHLGWFLSFRPPVWNNPYSDGPEGADWTDGQFYVDMARALERAGFDYMMFEDSSMVSDIYAGTHEADLKHSLYAPKHDPVLLAPLLAAATEHLGIITTASTTFYPPFLLARAMSTLSHLSDGRIGWNMVTSSEDRAAQNYGLETLPDHDERYDRADEYVDVVKGLWNTWDPDAVVMDRETGVYVDHTKVRTLDHEGTYQSVRGPLNTLPPYSGQPVLCQAGASARGKDFAARNADTILASAHGPAAMKAFRDDIRARMEKFGRDPDSMKIMFIVTPILGESEKEVRALTELAERPDDVRVEATLGHLSSLTENDFSTYDLDAIVPEVTTNGHRSTLESFLARGQGKTLRQIASEWNLNCVDLVGTPESVAQKMGDVMEEVGGDGFLLTGQLSRRHISHITEGLVPALQAKGLVRTEYTGSTLRENLMAF
- a CDS encoding GntR family transcriptional regulator codes for the protein MSNPAPQQYGRLVPLPPIDDAGHPRSVRGARAGRRDSAFQVHSTLRAFIRTGVIRTGQVLREEDLIKPLGANRGAVREALQLLVDEGLIVRRRRSGTVVVRSVEEVPMDQILVDPSRADDPRYSVRRLGGRTLDDNIDLAQQLEAADGRVRLTEWLVEVDGRPACARTSFVAEGPAADRFVEYVADLPTTFRHVFREEFGGLEATIEAVALEPRMASLLAVPVGSPALMRELVLKDVDGRIREISYTLYRGDTFAVRTATSAADAPEPTPFSDLGGTPGSEP
- a CDS encoding ABC transporter permease, which produces MVTTLIPVRTATERPVGRRFPTKKLLGLIPLAVLVVVAVVGPLVVPFDPTKVAGAAYLPPGAEHWFGTDSAGLDVYSRTIAATGLNVFIGVMVALLATAIGIVIGVVLGLNEPASGFRGMAARGLSRAVDLLQSVPAILVGVVAVAFYGAEVASITIAVAVILAPIQIRLVRTETLRVRSEGYVDAARIAGAIGPEVAVRHVLPNSLGPALQNSSVIFGLAVIVTAGLGFIGVGLAPPTAEWGAMLSRGAADALVGNWWAAAFPATALALTVATVAWTMRVLTTPSE
- a CDS encoding ABC transporter permease, giving the protein MTRFWRRNAWWLTRVLLLPVSLLAFAIVSFLLVRSIPGDPVLHVLGPNYTQEAYDAMQAELGLDGPLIAQLGAYLAELATGSLGTSISTGAPVLEEFLARLPPTLELATLGLVSTLVVTAVLGYVAVFRPRWLLSRIVVWYARAAGAIPEYVFAIAGLFVFYTVLGWAPAPVGRIDSSISTPPTVTGFPLLDAAMSGSWPAVVSILQHYVLPIVVLVLANAPILLKILIAGLEEGVSAAPTRFRIASGATHGAVVASMFRRAAPPVITMSGTLFGYLLGGAVILETLFGFVGVGQYVVAAVNVNDVIAIQGFLMAVAALTMIVFLAVDIITMVVDPRRRAGASVEGA